Proteins encoded by one window of Archaeoglobus veneficus SNP6:
- a CDS encoding signal recognition particle subunit SRP19/SEC65 family protein, with protein MNLRGERDRNWIIWTFNLDRRKSRKEGRKIAKKLAVSNVKLSELVEACKALNIPCRAEEKKYPKCWWEEGGRVVVPKSGSKPELMRKIAAKIAELREKKEQEKKSRKDKKKKK; from the coding sequence ATGAACTTGAGAGGAGAAAGAGATAGAAACTGGATCATCTGGACGTTCAATCTTGACAGGAGGAAGAGCAGGAAAGAAGGTAGAAAGATAGCTAAGAAGCTCGCAGTCTCAAATGTAAAGCTTTCAGAGCTTGTCGAAGCCTGCAAGGCCCTCAATATCCCATGCAGGGCAGAGGAAAAGAAGTATCCAAAGTGCTGGTGGGAAGAAGGCGGAAGAGTTGTTGTGCCGAAATCCGGCAGCAAGCCAGAGCTTATGAGGAAAATTGCCGCAAAAATTGCAGAGTTAAGGGAAAAGAAAGAGCAGGAAAAGAAGAGCAGAAAGGATAAAAAGAAAAAGAAGTAA
- the hisE gene encoding phosphoribosyl-ATP diphosphatase — protein sequence MLDELYNILVDRKLNPRPESYTAKLLYGEKGINAILEKIGEEATELVIAAKDGKREEIIYETADLLYHILVLLVALDIRLEEIWNELERRKR from the coding sequence ATGTTGGACGAGCTCTACAACATTCTCGTTGACAGAAAACTGAATCCGAGGCCAGAGTCCTACACTGCAAAGCTTCTTTACGGCGAAAAGGGTATTAACGCCATTCTCGAAAAGATTGGTGAGGAGGCAACCGAGCTCGTAATTGCGGCCAAGGACGGGAAAAGGGAAGAGATAATATACGAGACTGCCGACCTGCTTTACCACATCCTCGTGTTGCTCGTAGCATTGGATATACGTTTAGAGGAGATATGGAATGAACTTGAGAGGAGAAAGAGATAG
- a CDS encoding acyltransferase, with amino-acid sequence MARRTRVILKSRDKNTLRYWTSVKHPLRVALNYAVVATCRILPSLSLKCWLLRRIGVKVGENVSFGLESTVDIFFPELIEVGDNSIIGYNTVLLAHEFLVDELRVGEVKIGKNVTVGANCTVLPGVEIGDNSIIAAHSLVNSDIPPGVLAGGVPARVIREL; translated from the coding sequence ATGGCAAGGAGGACGAGAGTAATACTGAAGTCGAGGGATAAGAACACCCTTCGTTACTGGACTTCCGTAAAGCATCCACTTCGCGTGGCCTTAAATTATGCTGTTGTTGCTACATGCAGGATTCTTCCATCCCTCTCCTTGAAATGCTGGCTTTTGAGAAGGATTGGAGTTAAAGTTGGAGAGAACGTCTCCTTCGGCCTTGAATCAACTGTCGATATATTTTTCCCGGAGCTTATTGAGGTGGGAGACAACAGCATTATAGGCTACAACACCGTCCTGCTCGCCCACGAGTTTCTCGTTGACGAACTGAGGGTTGGAGAAGTCAAGATCGGAAAAAACGTGACAGTTGGAGCAAACTGCACGGTTCTGCCCGGGGTTGAAATCGGTGATAATTCGATCATTGCAGCTCACTCCCTCGTAAACTCAGATATACCGCCAGGGGTTCTTGCAGGCGGGGTGCCCGCGAGGGTTATAAGGGAGTTATAG
- a CDS encoding methyltransferase domain-containing protein — protein MKYAFLLSGDLPEIAFGEIRYLFGPAELDIRVAVAEAIDSLFPRLALSHEVIELITVCEWHELEEVFANMSLPPQPLCVRVKKVKPVSIKSHELERKLGAVLWRRGAKISVSSPRSIVKVYLAEKAYVGLLCHVTDTKQFEERHPNRRPYFRPGVILPRLSRALVNIAIGSGLLLDPMCGTGGFLMEAGLMNLDYIGVEAFEEIARGCALNLRHYGLHASVLCGDARKLPLKDESVDGITTDFPYLQSSKSYGTLEDLYRNSLPEFSRVLKKGCRAVLVSNLDVEDMISEHFKILDIFRYRVHGSLTRRIYVCKKC, from the coding sequence ATGAAGTACGCTTTTCTTCTCTCAGGCGATCTGCCGGAAATAGCTTTTGGAGAAATCAGATACCTGTTTGGCCCTGCAGAACTCGATATAAGGGTTGCTGTTGCCGAAGCTATCGATTCTCTTTTTCCACGCCTCGCCCTGAGCCATGAAGTAATCGAGCTAATAACAGTATGCGAATGGCATGAGCTCGAAGAAGTGTTCGCCAACATGTCCCTCCCTCCACAGCCCCTGTGTGTCAGGGTTAAGAAGGTGAAGCCTGTTAGTATAAAAAGCCACGAGCTGGAGCGAAAGCTTGGGGCAGTGCTATGGCGGAGAGGGGCAAAAATAAGCGTCTCTTCTCCGAGGAGCATCGTTAAGGTATACCTTGCGGAAAAAGCCTACGTCGGCCTGCTCTGCCACGTAACCGACACGAAGCAATTCGAGGAGAGACACCCAAATAGAAGGCCGTACTTCAGACCGGGCGTAATCCTTCCGAGACTTTCAAGGGCACTTGTCAACATTGCAATTGGTAGCGGTCTGCTCCTTGACCCGATGTGCGGCACGGGAGGATTTCTGATGGAAGCGGGACTCATGAACCTCGACTATATCGGCGTTGAGGCTTTCGAAGAGATTGCAAGGGGTTGCGCGCTGAACCTGAGGCACTACGGCCTTCATGCCAGTGTTTTGTGTGGAGACGCGAGAAAACTGCCCCTGAAAGACGAATCCGTTGATGGCATAACAACAGATTTCCCCTACCTCCAGTCTTCAAAGAGCTACGGGACTCTCGAAGACCTCTACCGCAACTCTCTGCCCGAATTCAGTCGGGTGTTGAAAAAAGGCTGTCGAGCCGTGTTGGTTTCAAACCTTGACGTGGAGGACATGATCTCTGAACACTTCAAAATCCTCGATATTTTCAGGTATAGAGTTCACGGCAGTCTTACGAGGAGAATTTACGTCTGTAAAAAATGCTGA
- a CDS encoding CBS domain-containing ParB/RepB/Spo0J family partition protein, whose protein sequence is MKLRVGDYMTKNVITLSPDNTVDEAIELIQKTGHDGFPVVDDSGKVIGYISSRDLLKKDPNTKIGDIMSKQLYVAREYMDLRDAARVMFRTGHSKLPVVDDDGRLLGIISNADVIRSQIERADPGKVEKLKKTIEKVHGVNIEVERGKVEVDRLIPTQTKVFADELKGRIYELRRGLAEPIVVIKKGGRLYLVDGHHRVVAAKKIGVKTLDAYILKVPENVELGIERLVKKRGIKSIRDIEIIEDVPHPLVEITFRNTRR, encoded by the coding sequence ATGAAGCTGAGAGTAGGAGACTACATGACAAAGAATGTCATAACACTCTCACCCGATAACACTGTTGATGAAGCAATCGAGCTCATACAGAAGACAGGCCATGATGGATTCCCCGTTGTTGACGACAGCGGTAAGGTTATCGGGTACATCTCTTCCCGCGATCTCCTGAAAAAAGACCCCAATACGAAAATCGGAGATATAATGAGCAAGCAGCTTTACGTTGCGAGGGAATACATGGATTTAAGGGATGCTGCGAGAGTCATGTTCAGAACCGGCCATTCAAAGCTCCCAGTTGTTGATGACGATGGCAGGCTCTTGGGCATAATATCCAACGCAGACGTAATAAGAAGCCAGATAGAGCGAGCCGATCCAGGCAAGGTAGAAAAGCTCAAAAAGACGATCGAGAAGGTACATGGAGTTAACATTGAAGTGGAGAGGGGCAAAGTTGAAGTTGACAGACTGATTCCGACTCAGACGAAGGTTTTTGCGGACGAGTTGAAGGGAAGAATTTACGAGCTGAGAAGAGGTCTTGCAGAGCCCATTGTTGTGATAAAGAAGGGTGGACGGCTGTACCTCGTCGATGGTCACCACAGGGTTGTTGCGGCGAAGAAGATTGGCGTAAAAACGCTCGACGCATACATCCTTAAAGTTCCCGAAAACGTGGAACTCGGCATAGAGAGGCTCGTGAAGAAGAGGGGAATAAAATCTATCAGGGACATCGAGATAATCGAGGACGTCCCACACCCCCTCGTAGAGATAACCTTCAGAAACACGCGCAGGTGA